The Burkholderiaceae bacterium DAT-1 genomic interval CTGGCGTGGGGACACTGGCGATGATCTACCTGCTGTATATCTGGATTATTCTGCCCATCATGCATATGCAGCGCGGATTGGCACGCATGGCGGCCCACGAATTCAGCGCACGGCTGCCGGTCGAATCCAACGACGAATTCGGTGCACTTGCTCTGGGCTTTAATCACATGGCAGATGAATTACAGGGACTGTATGGCGACCTTGAAGCACGGGTCGAACAAAAAACCAGAGAACTGGAGCTGCAAAACCGCGAGCTGACCACCCTCTACGACATGACCAGCTTCCTGAATCAGCCCTGCGATGTGGAATCCATGTGCAGAGGCTTTTTGAAGCGAGTCATGGACCGT includes:
- a CDS encoding HAMP domain-containing protein; the protein is GVGTLAMIYLLYIWIILPIMHMQRGLARMAAHEFSARLPVESNDEFGALALGFNHMADELQGLYGDLEARVEQKTRELELQNRELTTLYDMTSFLNQPCDVESMCRGFLKRVMDRFDADGGSIRTLDPSGEKLHIVVSEGLPVDLEESEHCMDVQACLCGQAVGQGVVVIHDFRKTQPSRELGCAKAGFRAL